The following coding sequences are from one Nicotiana tabacum cultivar K326 chromosome 1, ASM71507v2, whole genome shotgun sequence window:
- the LOC107768701 gene encoding putative lipid phosphate phosphatase beta — protein MASKSPPPSPSLLRRIVDLDTAISLRLYTLTRPILPYYFLKTLEISGDGFLFFPLILSLLLYPLTFSTTTETTNNIFLINLLLGGIVDLIVIGSLKHLIRRPRPVYNKNMFLSFSVDHWSFPSGHSSRVSFIATLFYLYSDFVKDILIQLKYDLFVDYLMLIVIGWAATTSLSRILLGRHFMFDVVAGVFLGVLEGMFVFWIFNYVTLTSFLK, from the coding sequence ATGGCATCCAAGTCACCACCGCCGTCGCCGTCTTTGCTCCGCCGCATCGTCGATCTAGACACCGCCATCTCCCTCCGTCTCTACACACTGACTCGCCCAATCCTCCCTTATTACTTTCTCAAAACCCTAGAAATCTCCGGCGATGGTTTCCTCTTCTTCCCTTTAATCCTCTCACTACTCCTCTACCCGCTCACTTTCTCCACCACCACCGAAACTACTAACAACATTTTCCTAATCAACCTCCTCCTCGGCGGAATAGTCGACCTAATCGTAATCGGATCCCTCAAACACCTTATTCGGAGGCCCCGACCCGTTTACAACAAAAACATGTTCCTCTCTTTTTCCGTTGACCATTGGTCCTTCCCTAGCGGACATTCATCTAGGGTTTCATTTATAGCCACTCTCTTTTACCTTTACTCCGATTTCGTTAAGGATATATTGATTCAGCTTAAATATGATCTATTTGTGGATTATTTAATGCTTATTGTGATTGGATGGGCCGCAACGACATCGTTGTCTAGGATACTTCTTGGCCGTCATTTCATGTTCGATGTTGTTGCTGGTGTATTTTTGGGTGTTCTTGAAGGGATGTTTGTGTTTTGGATTTTCAATTATGTGACTCTGACCTCATTCTTGAAATGA